A single window of Nicotiana sylvestris chromosome 5, ASM39365v2, whole genome shotgun sequence DNA harbors:
- the LOC104217037 gene encoding isoleucine N-monooxygenase 2-like, with protein sequence MVSAFFSYITTLWQIFFSIILKITSKLLSITRNKPVLPPGPKPWPIVGCIPQMVLNKKPAFEWIHKLMEEMDTEIACIRLGNVHVIPVTSPELACLFLKNQDSIFSSRPICMSANLVSNGYLTSLFLPMGDQWMKMRRILSSHVLSATSFQWLRRKRDEEADHILRFVYEQCINKRLVINLRKVTRYYCANVINNMIFSKRLLGKSIIQNGGPLVELQEDQEKQIDAIFTLLEYFHSFSISDYLPWLSGFDLDGHKVIIKKAFAIATKHIDLEIDQRIHIWKNGKKTVEEDILDVLIMLRDTNGNPMLNAKEIKAQVLEFMLATLDNPSYAVEWTIKEMLNQPKIMQRAIEEIDNVMGSNRLVQESDLPRLNYVKACIKESFRLHPLTAFNAPHVSVSDSVVGEYFIPKGSVVLLSRLGLGRNPRVWDDPMKFKPERHISEEGGDVVFTDSELRLLSFSIGRRGCPGVNLGSTITTMLLARLLQGFTWSLPLNSPGNDLADDYPECALLCIMPFFAKAKLRLSKDMYP encoded by the exons atggTTTCTGCTTTCTTTAGCTATATTACTACTCTATGGCAAATTTTCTTTTCCATAATCCTTAAGATAACAAGCAAATTATTGAGTATTACAAGAAATAAGCCAGTATTGCCTCCAGGTCCAAAACCATGGCCAATAGTTGGTTGCATTCCTCAAATGGTACTAAACAAGAAGCCAGCATTTGAGTGGATACACAAACTAATGGAGGAAATGGATACTGAAATTGCTTGCATTCGTCTTGGTAATGTTCATGTCATTCCTGTCACTTCTCCTGAGCTTGCTTGCCTATTTTTAAAGAATCAAGACTCGATTTTCTCATCGAGGCCTATTTGCATGTCCGCGAACCTCGTTAGCAATGGCTACTTGACTTCGCTTTTTCTCCCTATGGGTGATCAATGGATGAAAATGAGAAGAATCCTTTCTTCCCATGTCCTCTCAGCTACATCTTTTCAATGGCTTCGTCGTAAGAGAGATGAAGAAGCTGACCATATTCTTCGATTCGTTTATGAACAGTGCATTAACAAACGTCTTGTTATTAACTTGAGGAAAGTGACAAGATACTATTGTGCAAATGTTATTAACAATATGATTTTCAGCAAGAGATTACTTGGAAAAAGTATAATACAAAATGGAGGACCATTAGTAGAATTGCAAGAAGATCAGGAGAAGCAAATTGATGCAATTTTTACACTTcttgaatattttcattcttttAGTATCTCAGATTACTTACCATGGTTAAGTGGATTTGATTTAGATGGTCACAAGGTAATTATTAAGAAAGCCTTTGCCATAGCAACAAAACACATTGATCTTGAAATTGACCAGAGGATTCATATTTGGAAGAATGGCAAAAAAACCGTGGAAGAAGACATCCTTGATGTCCTTATCATGCTCAGAGATACTAATGGGAATCCTATGTTGAATGCTAAAGAGATTAAAGCACAAGTCCTT GAATTCATGCTTGCAACGTTAGATAATCCCTCATATGCAGTCGAATGGACAATCAAAGAAATGTTGAACCAACCAAAGATAATGCAAAGGGCCATAGAAGAGATTGACAATGTCATGGGGAGCAATAGACTGGTTCAAGAATCCGACTTGCCACGGTTAAATTATGTCAAAGCTTGTATTAAAGAGTCCTTTCGACTACATCCCTTGACGGCTTTTAACGCTCCTCATGTGTCTGTATCGGATTCTGTTGTTGGTGAATACTTCATCCCAAAAGGGAGTGTAGTGTTATTAAGTCGTCTTGGACTTGGCCGAAACCCTAGAGTTTGGGATGATCCCATGAAGTTCAAGCCAGAGCGCCATATCAGCGAGGAAGGTGGTGATGTAGTTTTCACTGATTCAGAGTTACGTTTGTTATCATTTAGTATTGGACGACGAGGTTGTCCAGGTGTAAACCTTGGCTCAACAATTACCACTATGTTACTTGCTAGGCTTCTTCAAGGGTTTACTTGGAGTTTACCATTGAACTCTCCAGGCAATGACTTGGCTGATGATTACCCGGAATGTGCTCTCCTTTGTATCATGCCATTTTTTGCTAAGGCAAAACTGCGATTGTCTAAAGACATGTACCCTTAA
- the LOC104229652 gene encoding desiccation-related protein PCC13-62-like: MIFTYFSLLIFLFLQLLSSSGAAIGSNVPKSDVDLLEFPLNLEYMEAEFFLWGSFGYGLDSFAPELADGGPSPIGARIAKLSPLIRDVIAQFGFQEVGHVRAIKNTVAGFPRPLLNLSREAFATVMNDAFGHQLEPPFNPYANDINYLLASYVIPYVGLTGYIGANPKLHSPTAKRLLAGLLGVESGQDAVLRALLYERGRENVEPYGITVVEFTNRISELRNKLGCHGLKDEGLKVKPTVGAKGKIRGNILAGDKYSLSYDRTPEEILRIVYGSGNENKPGRFYPKGADGRIAKSYLGVEGN; the protein is encoded by the exons ATGATATTTACTTATTTCTCACTACTGATTTTCCTCTTTTTGCAATTACTAAGTTCAAGTGGTGCTGCTATTGGTTCTAATGTGCCAAAATCGGATGTGGATTTATTAGAATTTCCTTTGAATTTAGAGTACATGGAAGCTGAATTTTTCTTGTGGGGTTCTTTTGGCTATGGGTTGGATAGTTTCGCACCTGAACTTGCAGATGGTGGACCATCACCTATTGGGGCTAGAATTGCAAAACTTAGCCCTCTAATTAGAGATGTCATTGCTCAATTTGGATTCCAAGAAGTTGGTCATGTCAG GGCAATCAAGAATACAGTAGCAGGATTTCCAAGGCCATTGCTAAATCTAAGCAGAGAAGCATTTGCTACAGTTATGAACGATGCATTTGGACATCAATTGGAACCACCTTTTAATCCTTACGCTAATGACATTAATTATCTCCTTGCTTCGTATGTTATCCCTTATGTTGGACTTACTGGATATATTGGAGCCAATCCTAAACTCCATAGCCCTACTGCCAAAAGG CTACTAGCCGGGCTACTTGGAGTAGAATCAGGTCAAGACGCAGTTCTAAGAGCATTGCTTTATGAGCGAGGAAGAGAGAACGTAGAACCCTACGGAATAACAGTAGTAGAGTTCACAAATCGGATATCAGAGCTGAGAAACAAGCTAGGATGCCATGGATTGAAAGATGAAGGACTCAAAGTGAAACCAACAGTAGGTGCTAAAGGGAAGATACGAGGAAATATATTAGCAGGAGATAAATACTCGCTTTCCTATGATAGAACGCCAGAGGAGATACTGCGAATAGTATACGGAAGTGGAAATGAGAATAAACCAGGAAGATTTTACCCAAAAGGAGCAGATGGCCGAATTGCAAAATCCTATCTTGGAGTTGAAGGGAATTAA